Below is a genomic region from Pirellulales bacterium.
CATCACAGGGACTGTGATGATTACATTTTTCATCACACGGAGTGTGTTGAGGACAATGCCGCTGACACTTCCGCTGCCGCAATGGCCAAAATCTCCACCATCTGTTCCATTTCCGCCCGGGTGGTCACATACGGCGGCGCTAATTGAAATGTGTCACCCCGGACGCGGCTGATTAAACCTCGTTCACGCGCGGCCCGTAACAACCGCTTTCCAAACCGCAGCTCAGGCGCAAATGGCGTATGGTCGCTGGTTAGCTCCCCTTGTGCATTGACAATCCCCCGCCGAGCCACGAACTCTACTCCCGCCAACAAACCCGCCGTGCGAATCTGGCCCACGTGCGCGTGCCCGGCAAATTTGGAACAAAGTAGCGATTGCAGTTCCTCGGCCAATTGCGCCGCGCGGGGGATCAATTGCTCGCGTTCAAGAAGCTCTAGATTGGCCAGCGCCACCGCGCAGCCCACCGGATGGGCGGAGGCCGTGACCGCGTGCCACCAGGCTTGATCCGGCGGAGCGGAGTGAATCTGTTCGGCCAGCAGCGGGCTCATTCCCATCCCGCCCAAGGGAAAATAGCCGCTGGTGATCCCCTTGGCCAGACAGACCATGTCGGGCGTGGCGCGTGCGTGCTGGACGGCCAACCAATGGTGGGAATGTTCAACGGTTGCCGTGCGGCCAAAACCGGTAATGACTTCATCGGCAATCCACAAGAGCTGGTAACGGTCACAAAGCTCTCGCACGCCATTCCAGTAACTCGGGTAAGGGACGTGGGTTCCTCCGGCTGCCCAGATCGGTTCGGCTAGGATTGCCGCCAGTTGACCGGGGCCGATCCGCACAATGGCCTGTTCGAGTTGTTTCAAATCTTGTGCGACGCATGGCGCGATATGCGCGGATGAGCCATCTTCGCCAAAAGGATCGACTGGTGGGTCGGAATACGTCACGTGCCATTCGGGCCGCGCGGGAGCGAATAGAATGTGCATTCCCGGCAACGTGGGGGCAAACATCGTCTGATAGGCGGCGCTGGCCGTCGCGCTGGCCGTGGCCAGCGATGTCCCATGATAAGCCTTGTCAAAGCATAAAAATTGCGTTTTGTCCGGATGGCCCAGCCGTCGCCAATAGTACCGCGCAGTTTTCAGGGCCGTCTCGACCGCCTCGTTCCCCCCGGTGGTAAAGAAAAACCGCCAATCAGGTAACTTGAGCAACTGTTGCAGGTGTTCCGCCAGTTCGATGGCCCGGGGATGCGTGGCCCCGCAAAAACTGCTGCAAAACGCCAATTCCCGCATTTGCAGCGCGGCCGCGGCGGCCAGTTCCTCCCGCCCATGACCGACCAGCACATTCCATAGGCCCGACAGTCCGTCCAGATACCCGCGACCGTCGCTGTCATAAAGCGTGGTCCCCGCTCCGCGCAGCCAGACCATTCCCTTGGCGGCCAGCTCGGCTTGATGTTGGGAATGGATCAGCGCGGCTTGATCACGGGCGAGGTATTCGAGTTTAGCGGCGGGCGGCGTTTCCCGGGGCATATCGAGCAAGACCGGTTACCACCCTTCCAGATTAAGCATTTTGCAAATGGTCGGCGCGCCGTACCGCGCCCCGCCGGTCATGATGTGCAAATTTGGCAGGGGGCGGCATTCGCCCGGACTATGGGTGTGGCCGCACAGCACGGTAAACAAATGTTGTGGATGTTCGGCGGCGACTTCCAGCAGCGCCTCGCCCATAGCCAGGCAGGTAAAGTGGGGCGCCCATTCATCATCCGAGAGCGTCCCCTCGTGCCAACAGGCTTCGCGCAGCGGAGGGTAATGCGTGGCTACCAGAATATGCCCCGCCATCCGGCAGGCTAGCGGAAGTTGTGTCCGCAAGTGCTCGGCGCCTTCGAGGCCTAATTGCCGCAAGATAGGCCAGCGCGATAGTTTTGTATGGCCGCTTAATTCGGCGATCAGCTTGTAGTCATTCATCATGACCATCGAACGTTCATAATCTCCGACCCGGCCATCGGCCCAACCATCATGGCCGACCAGGGCCACACGGGGAGTCAAGGCCACCGGTTGGGCCAGGCTGGTTAAGTATTGCAATCGTGGCAGCCGCGTGGATAGTTCTGTGGCCGCGGCCCGAATCTCGCGAATGGAACCGCCGTAGTAATCGTGATTTCCCAGGACATAGTAAATGGGCTGCTTCCAACTGCGGCCCAACCATTCTAGCAGGGGGATCACCTCGTGGGCTTCACTAAAGTCCCCGGTGATAACAAACGCATCGGGCCGCTGCCGCTCCACCTGATTGAAAAACCATTCAATCCGATCAGCGGGTAAAAAGTTCAGATGCAGATCAGTCAACCAGGCCAAGCGCATGGAAATTTTATAGCTTTCTTGTTAGTTAAATACGTACGAGTATCACGACCCAAAGTCGCGCACAAACTGGTACACAATCTCGCTAGCCAGGTCCAATTGATCCACGCTGACCCATTCGTCCGCGGTATGCGCCTGCGCGATGCTTCCGGGACCAAACACCACCGTGGGGACCAAATGCCCAAAGGCCGCGGCGTCGGTGCCGTAGCTAACACCCTGGATTTGGGGCTTGGCGCGTAACGTCCGTTGCACGGTCGCCGCCAGGCCGCGCGCCAAGGGGCCATTGATTTTATCCGACAACCCCGCGCTTTGCATAAATGGCGGCTCATGCAGCACATGCCCCGGATCAAAGGCCTGTCGGGTGATCCATTCGACCACTTGTTGATACGCGGCCAAGGGGTCGTCGCCGGGCAGGATGCGCCGGTCAAGTTCCAACACGCATTCATCCGGCACTGTATTGACGCTGACTCCACCGTGGATCGTCCCCGCGCTCAACGATGGCCGGCCGCATAATGGATGCTGACCTAGCGTGGGCACCACATCATGCTGGTAACGCTTTAACGCCCAGAGGATCGGCCCCATGCGGTAGATGGCGTTATCTCCTAGCTCCGGCAGGGAGCTATGCGCCGCCCGGCCGGTGGTTTTTACCCGCCAGCGGACCACACCCCGGTGGGCCACGACAATATTCAGCTCGGTTGGCTCGGTGACAATAACCGCATCGGGACAACGGGGCAAAACGTCGGGGCGGGTTTTGGTCCAGAGTTCAACCAGGCCCTTGGCCCCGGTAAAGCCGTATTCCTCATTGACGGTGCAGGCCAGCACGACCGTGGGGCGGATGGCGGGCTGTTCCCGTATTAGGCGTTCCAGCACCGCCAGCAGAGTGGCCATCCCACCTTTGATGTCGCAGGCCCCGCGGCCATGCAGGCGGCCATTTTTTACCACGGGCCGCCAGGGGTCGATGGTCATGCCGCTGACGGGGACGGTGTCTTGATGCGCTTCTAAAAGGAGTAGCTTACCCCCTTGCGTGGGTTCCTGGCTCCCCGGGATCACAGTAAGAAAGTTGTCCCGCAAAGGGGCGATTGGCTGTCGCAGCCACTGCAAACCGTGACTTTGGGCGAAATTTTGCAGATAATCGGTTAGTCGAT
It encodes:
- a CDS encoding aminotransferase class III-fold pyridoxal phosphate-dependent enzyme; protein product: MPRETPPAAKLEYLARDQAALIHSQHQAELAAKGMVWLRGAGTTLYDSDGRGYLDGLSGLWNVLVGHGREELAAAAALQMRELAFCSSFCGATHPRAIELAEHLQQLLKLPDWRFFFTTGGNEAVETALKTARYYWRRLGHPDKTQFLCFDKAYHGTSLATASATASAAYQTMFAPTLPGMHILFAPARPEWHVTYSDPPVDPFGEDGSSAHIAPCVAQDLKQLEQAIVRIGPGQLAAILAEPIWAAGGTHVPYPSYWNGVRELCDRYQLLWIADEVITGFGRTATVEHSHHWLAVQHARATPDMVCLAKGITSGYFPLGGMGMSPLLAEQIHSAPPDQAWWHAVTASAHPVGCAVALANLELLEREQLIPRAAQLAEELQSLLCSKFAGHAHVGQIRTAGLLAGVEFVARRGIVNAQGELTSDHTPFAPELRFGKRLLRAARERGLISRVRGDTFQLAPPYVTTRAEMEQMVEILAIAAAEVSAALSSTHSV
- a CDS encoding metallophosphoesterase, which gives rise to MRLAWLTDLHLNFLPADRIEWFFNQVERQRPDAFVITGDFSEAHEVIPLLEWLGRSWKQPIYYVLGNHDYYGGSIREIRAAATELSTRLPRLQYLTSLAQPVALTPRVALVGHDGWADGRVGDYERSMVMMNDYKLIAELSGHTKLSRWPILRQLGLEGAEHLRTQLPLACRMAGHILVATHYPPLREACWHEGTLSDDEWAPHFTCLAMGEALLEVAAEHPQHLFTVLCGHTHSPGECRPLPNLHIMTGGARYGAPTICKMLNLEGW
- a CDS encoding M20 family metallopeptidase, with translation MSHVLEYARDLVAIPSVNPMGGESSGEEYFEHRLTDYLQNFAQSHGLQWLRQPIAPLRDNFLTVIPGSQEPTQGGKLLLLEAHQDTVPVSGMTIDPWRPVVKNGRLHGRGACDIKGGMATLLAVLERLIREQPAIRPTVVLACTVNEEYGFTGAKGLVELWTKTRPDVLPRCPDAVIVTEPTELNIVVAHRGVVRWRVKTTGRAAHSSLPELGDNAIYRMGPILWALKRYQHDVVPTLGQHPLCGRPSLSAGTIHGGVSVNTVPDECVLELDRRILPGDDPLAAYQQVVEWITRQAFDPGHVLHEPPFMQSAGLSDKINGPLARGLAATVQRTLRAKPQIQGVSYGTDAAAFGHLVPTVVFGPGSIAQAHTADEWVSVDQLDLASEIVYQFVRDFGS